One region of Primulina tabacum isolate GXHZ01 chromosome 17, ASM2559414v2, whole genome shotgun sequence genomic DNA includes:
- the LOC142531681 gene encoding large ribosomal subunit protein uL14, with protein sequence MSKRGRGGSAGNKFRMSLGLPVAATVNCADNTGAKNLYIISVKGIKGRLNRLPSACVGDMVMATVKKGKPDLRKKVMPAVIVRQRKPWRRKDGVFMYFEDNAGVIVNPKGEMKGSAITGPIGKECADLWPRIASAANAIV encoded by the exons ATGTCGAAGCGAG GACGTGGAGGATCGGCGGGGAACAAGTTCAGGATGTCGCTTGGTTTGCCGGTGGCAGCGACGGTGAACTGTGCGGACAATACGGGAGCTAAGAATCTGTATATCATCTCGGTGAAGGGAATCAAGGGAAGACTAAACAGGCTTCCCTCAGCTTGCGTTGGAGACATGGTGATGGCTACCGTGAAGAAGGGAAAGCCAGATCTCCGCAAGAAGGTCATGCCCGCTGTTATTGTTCGCCAACGCAAGCCATGGCGTCGAAAGGACGGTGTCTTCATGTACTTTGAAG ATAATGCTGGGGTTATAGTGAATCCCAAAGGTGAAATGAAAG GTTCTGCCATCACTGGCCCAATTGGAAAGGAGTGTGCTGATCTTTGGCCTAGGATTGCTAGTGCTGCCAATGCTATCGTCTAG
- the LOC142530776 gene encoding putative inactive histone-lysine N-methyltransferase SUVR2 isoform X1, producing MIKSLPSPLHLTVDCRAPKNLTTAPRKPSEEFVNAGKSRKAKTWDSKYLQMSKETKKKVSGAFDAMKNLGIPADKVKPVLKNLLKLYDKNWELIEAENYRALADAIFESEEAETSRSRHAVKLANNEAAEHSKKNVNEKEDYLEEDATEEPERPLKRLRLRYQEGLTSSINNSSVPVTPLIIPKEEPDVLPENQALNLNQSQSKVESSQPTPGNPIFKSQAEMFPSLGKNKGKQPVSPNSSMVHESCDPSRPSDSQGRCKNTPLRIEFESPSHPMQLLDKGKGSLSPIPEKCSASDNSMVTVHLQEPNIEPDTFQTLKRKNIENHALITCHPSESDSAIGPFPPYERAENGNHAMISDVHSSNLEIASSPCGEVKILLNCDLALRKPDFHMPCLEAVLKYVEDNFLRSYKTVDPKNFVRNLMQEMCECFLRFGTESTNASPEATGVTPASDLLKNSSGIVDSQFDAEIILPKMLLVLPSYDGLGEGLQPNEMGSAEVHGTNGELQDNDIEGEASLMVGKECLLTREGIMFLYDAIDISKGQEKVVITLVNGFNNECTPSFCYITQNAVFQNAHVNFALARIGENKCCSTCFGDCLSSSTPCACGLETGGEFAYTLDGLVKENFLSECISMSRDMKKHCQFFCKLCPLQKSINQDVTEPCKGHLMRKFIKECWWKCGCNKQCGNRVVQRGITYRIQVFMTSEGKGWGLRTLEDIPKGAFVCEYVGEVLTNSELFDRVSRSPQGMKHSYPVLLDADWGSKGVLKDEEALYLDSTCYGNVARFINHRCYDSNLVSIPVEVETPDHHYYHLALFSYKKCESYGRTHLRLSHGF from the exons ATGATTAAATCTCTTCCCTCTCCCCTACACCTCACTGTAGACTGCAGAGCTCCCAAAAATTTAACTACCGCGCCGCGTAAGCCCTCGGAAGAGTTTGTGAATGCTG GGAAAAGTCGGAAAGCTAAAACTTGGGACTCAAAATATCTTCAAATGAGCAAGGAAACAAAAAAGAAAGTTTCAGGTGCCTTTGATGCTATGAAGAATCTTGGGATCCCTGCAGATAAGGTGAAGCCTGTATTAAAGAATTTGCTGAAATTGTATGATAAGAATTGGGAGCTTATTGAAGCTGAGAATTATAGAGCCCTTGCTGATGCTATATTTGAGAGTGAGGAAGCAGAA aCATCAAGATCAAGGCATGCAGTAAAGCTGGCAAACAATgaa GCTGCAGAGCActcaaagaagaatgtgaacgAA AAAGAGGACTACTTGGAGGAAGATGCTACTGAAGAGCCTGAACGGCCTTTGAAAAGATTGCGACTAAGATACCAAGAAGGTCTAACATCCTCGATCAATAACTCTAGTGTGCCTGTAACTCCATTAATCATACCTAAAGAAGAACCAGATGTACTACCAGAGAACCAGGCTCTGAATCTAAATCAGTCACAAAGCAAGGTGGAGTCATCTCAGCCTACCCCTGGAAACCCAATATTTAAATCACAAGCTGAAATGTTCCCGTCACTTGGTAAAAATAAAGGAAAGCAGCCAGTTTCTCCCAATTCATCAATGGTCCACGAGAGTTGTGATCCCAGCCGGCCCAGCGACTCCCAAGGACGTTGTAAAAATACCCCCTTGAGAATTGAATTCGAATCTCCTTCTCATCCAATGCAGCTACTAGACAAAGGAAAGGGCTCTCTCTCTCCAATTCCTGAGAAGTGTTCAGCCTCTGATAATTCGATGGTCACGGTGCATCTCCAGGAGCCAAATATCGAGCCTGATACTTTTCAGACGCTCAAAAGGAAAAACATTGAAAATCATGCTTTAATTACCTGCCATCCAA GTGAAAGTGATTCCGCTATTGGACCATTTCCACCATATGAAAGGGCAGAAAATGGCAATCATGCAATGATCTCAGATGTACACTCTTCTAACCTTGAGATTGCTTCCTCACCTTGTGGAGAGGTAAAAATATTGTTGAACTGCGACTTGGCTCTTAGAAAGCCTGACTTCCATATGCCTTGTCTTGAAGCTGTTCTAAAATATGTGGAGGATAATTTTCTGAGGTCATACAAAACCGTGGACCCAAAAAATTTCGTGAGGAACCTTATGCAAGAAATGTGTGAATGTTTTCTTAGATTTGGAACTGAATCCACTAATGCGTCACCAGAAGCCACTGGTGTGACACCCGCTAGCGACTTATTGAAGAATTCTTCTGGAATTGTTGATTCTCAGTTTGATGCCGAAATTATTCTGCCCAAAATGTTACTAGTTCTTCCATCTTATGATGGCCTTGGCGAAGGTTTACAGCCTAACGAGATGGGTAGTGCCGAGGTTCATGGAACAAATGGAGAACTTCAAGACAATGATATCGAAGGCGAGGCTAGTTTGATGGTTGGTAAGGAGTGCTTGTTGACTCGTGAAGGGATCATGTTTCTTTATGATGCTATTGACATATCCAAGGGACAAGAAAAAGTGGTGATTACACTGGTAAATGGATTCAATAATGAGTGCACACCATCTTTCTGCTACATAACACAAAATGCTGTTTTCCAAAACGCGCATGTAAATTTTGCTTTAGCTCGTATAGGAGAAAACAAGTGTTGTTCGACTTGTTTTGGTGATTGCCTATCATCGTCTACACCCTGTGCTTGTGGGCTTGAAACTGGAGGTGAGTTTGCATACACTTTGGATGGCCTCGTTAAGGAAAATTTTCTTAGTGAGTGTATTTCCATGAGTCGAGATATGAAGAAACACTGCCAATTTTTCTGTAAGCTGTGTCCTCTTCAGAAATCAATAAATCAGGATGTTACTGAACCTTGCAAAGGTCATCTCATGAGGAAATTCATCAAAGAATGCTGGTGGAAATGTGGCTGTAATAAACAATGTGGCAATCGAGTGGTACAGAGAGGAATAACTTACCGGATACAG GTGTTTATGACTTCCGAAGGAAAAGGGTGGGGTCTACGCACTCTGGAAGACATTCCAAAAGGTGCATTTGTTTGTGAATATGTTGGAGAGGTTTTAACCAACTCGGAGCTCTTTGATCGCGTTTCACGGAGTCCTCAAGGAATGAAACATTCATATCCTGTTCTTCTTGATGCCGATTGGGGTTCTAAAGGAGTGCTTAAAGATGAAGAAGCTCTTTATTTAGACTCGACATGTTATGGAAATGTGGCAAGGTTTATTAATCACAG ATGCTATGACTCAAACTTGGTGTCGATACCAGTTGAAGTGGAGACTCCTGACCACCACTATTACCAT CTTGCTTTATTCAGCTACAAGAAATGTGAAAGCTATGGAAGAACTCACTTGC GACTATCGCATGGATTTTGA
- the LOC142530776 gene encoding putative inactive histone-lysine N-methyltransferase SUVR2 isoform X2: MSKETKKKVSGAFDAMKNLGIPADKVKPVLKNLLKLYDKNWELIEAENYRALADAIFESEEAETSRSRHAVKLANNEAAEHSKKNVNEKEDYLEEDATEEPERPLKRLRLRYQEGLTSSINNSSVPVTPLIIPKEEPDVLPENQALNLNQSQSKVESSQPTPGNPIFKSQAEMFPSLGKNKGKQPVSPNSSMVHESCDPSRPSDSQGRCKNTPLRIEFESPSHPMQLLDKGKGSLSPIPEKCSASDNSMVTVHLQEPNIEPDTFQTLKRKNIENHALITCHPSESDSAIGPFPPYERAENGNHAMISDVHSSNLEIASSPCGEVKILLNCDLALRKPDFHMPCLEAVLKYVEDNFLRSYKTVDPKNFVRNLMQEMCECFLRFGTESTNASPEATGVTPASDLLKNSSGIVDSQFDAEIILPKMLLVLPSYDGLGEGLQPNEMGSAEVHGTNGELQDNDIEGEASLMVGKECLLTREGIMFLYDAIDISKGQEKVVITLVNGFNNECTPSFCYITQNAVFQNAHVNFALARIGENKCCSTCFGDCLSSSTPCACGLETGGEFAYTLDGLVKENFLSECISMSRDMKKHCQFFCKLCPLQKSINQDVTEPCKGHLMRKFIKECWWKCGCNKQCGNRVVQRGITYRIQVFMTSEGKGWGLRTLEDIPKGAFVCEYVGEVLTNSELFDRVSRSPQGMKHSYPVLLDADWGSKGVLKDEEALYLDSTCYGNVARFINHRCYDSNLVSIPVEVETPDHHYYHLALFSYKKCESYGRTHLRLSHGF; this comes from the exons ATGAGCAAGGAAACAAAAAAGAAAGTTTCAGGTGCCTTTGATGCTATGAAGAATCTTGGGATCCCTGCAGATAAGGTGAAGCCTGTATTAAAGAATTTGCTGAAATTGTATGATAAGAATTGGGAGCTTATTGAAGCTGAGAATTATAGAGCCCTTGCTGATGCTATATTTGAGAGTGAGGAAGCAGAA aCATCAAGATCAAGGCATGCAGTAAAGCTGGCAAACAATgaa GCTGCAGAGCActcaaagaagaatgtgaacgAA AAAGAGGACTACTTGGAGGAAGATGCTACTGAAGAGCCTGAACGGCCTTTGAAAAGATTGCGACTAAGATACCAAGAAGGTCTAACATCCTCGATCAATAACTCTAGTGTGCCTGTAACTCCATTAATCATACCTAAAGAAGAACCAGATGTACTACCAGAGAACCAGGCTCTGAATCTAAATCAGTCACAAAGCAAGGTGGAGTCATCTCAGCCTACCCCTGGAAACCCAATATTTAAATCACAAGCTGAAATGTTCCCGTCACTTGGTAAAAATAAAGGAAAGCAGCCAGTTTCTCCCAATTCATCAATGGTCCACGAGAGTTGTGATCCCAGCCGGCCCAGCGACTCCCAAGGACGTTGTAAAAATACCCCCTTGAGAATTGAATTCGAATCTCCTTCTCATCCAATGCAGCTACTAGACAAAGGAAAGGGCTCTCTCTCTCCAATTCCTGAGAAGTGTTCAGCCTCTGATAATTCGATGGTCACGGTGCATCTCCAGGAGCCAAATATCGAGCCTGATACTTTTCAGACGCTCAAAAGGAAAAACATTGAAAATCATGCTTTAATTACCTGCCATCCAA GTGAAAGTGATTCCGCTATTGGACCATTTCCACCATATGAAAGGGCAGAAAATGGCAATCATGCAATGATCTCAGATGTACACTCTTCTAACCTTGAGATTGCTTCCTCACCTTGTGGAGAGGTAAAAATATTGTTGAACTGCGACTTGGCTCTTAGAAAGCCTGACTTCCATATGCCTTGTCTTGAAGCTGTTCTAAAATATGTGGAGGATAATTTTCTGAGGTCATACAAAACCGTGGACCCAAAAAATTTCGTGAGGAACCTTATGCAAGAAATGTGTGAATGTTTTCTTAGATTTGGAACTGAATCCACTAATGCGTCACCAGAAGCCACTGGTGTGACACCCGCTAGCGACTTATTGAAGAATTCTTCTGGAATTGTTGATTCTCAGTTTGATGCCGAAATTATTCTGCCCAAAATGTTACTAGTTCTTCCATCTTATGATGGCCTTGGCGAAGGTTTACAGCCTAACGAGATGGGTAGTGCCGAGGTTCATGGAACAAATGGAGAACTTCAAGACAATGATATCGAAGGCGAGGCTAGTTTGATGGTTGGTAAGGAGTGCTTGTTGACTCGTGAAGGGATCATGTTTCTTTATGATGCTATTGACATATCCAAGGGACAAGAAAAAGTGGTGATTACACTGGTAAATGGATTCAATAATGAGTGCACACCATCTTTCTGCTACATAACACAAAATGCTGTTTTCCAAAACGCGCATGTAAATTTTGCTTTAGCTCGTATAGGAGAAAACAAGTGTTGTTCGACTTGTTTTGGTGATTGCCTATCATCGTCTACACCCTGTGCTTGTGGGCTTGAAACTGGAGGTGAGTTTGCATACACTTTGGATGGCCTCGTTAAGGAAAATTTTCTTAGTGAGTGTATTTCCATGAGTCGAGATATGAAGAAACACTGCCAATTTTTCTGTAAGCTGTGTCCTCTTCAGAAATCAATAAATCAGGATGTTACTGAACCTTGCAAAGGTCATCTCATGAGGAAATTCATCAAAGAATGCTGGTGGAAATGTGGCTGTAATAAACAATGTGGCAATCGAGTGGTACAGAGAGGAATAACTTACCGGATACAG GTGTTTATGACTTCCGAAGGAAAAGGGTGGGGTCTACGCACTCTGGAAGACATTCCAAAAGGTGCATTTGTTTGTGAATATGTTGGAGAGGTTTTAACCAACTCGGAGCTCTTTGATCGCGTTTCACGGAGTCCTCAAGGAATGAAACATTCATATCCTGTTCTTCTTGATGCCGATTGGGGTTCTAAAGGAGTGCTTAAAGATGAAGAAGCTCTTTATTTAGACTCGACATGTTATGGAAATGTGGCAAGGTTTATTAATCACAG ATGCTATGACTCAAACTTGGTGTCGATACCAGTTGAAGTGGAGACTCCTGACCACCACTATTACCAT CTTGCTTTATTCAGCTACAAGAAATGTGAAAGCTATGGAAGAACTCACTTGC GACTATCGCATGGATTTTGA